The Corynebacterium pseudopelargi genome contains a region encoding:
- a CDS encoding PPA1309 family protein, which produces MEIPNYPQQALNKAMLEAVDFIHAEGWDAPPTLFALVPRELIGEDLLEADDAPLALVVQDNLPEHIQPGSEELGEYITRIEWPQGVVGAVLAQEIMFRDASVEGAEPAPARLFSGVISQAASEEGLELTLLQLRPSEEELEAQGAFAEDEVELRGGPGVAPGVIAALQASFAQ; this is translated from the coding sequence ATGGAGATACCCAACTACCCGCAGCAAGCACTCAACAAAGCAATGCTTGAAGCCGTCGACTTCATCCACGCCGAAGGCTGGGACGCACCACCCACACTCTTTGCCCTGGTGCCCCGCGAACTCATCGGCGAAGACCTCCTCGAAGCAGACGACGCTCCCCTGGCCTTAGTGGTGCAAGACAATCTGCCCGAGCACATCCAACCCGGCTCCGAGGAATTGGGCGAATACATCACCCGCATCGAATGGCCCCAGGGGGTCGTAGGTGCCGTACTTGCCCAAGAAATCATGTTCCGCGACGCCTCGGTGGAGGGCGCCGAACCTGCCCCGGCGCGCCTGTTTTCCGGTGTAATCAGCCAAGCCGCCAGCGAAGAAGGCCTCGAACTGACCCTGCTGCAGCTTCGCCCAAGTGAAGAAGAGCTCGAAGCTCAGGGCGCTTTTGCCGAAGACGAGGTGGAATTGCGCGGCGGCCCTGGTGTTGCACCCGGGGTGATTGCGGCGTTGCAGGCGTCCTTTGCCCAATAG
- a CDS encoding YlbL family protein, translated as MKRRARTLILGALPMAALSALIVMPNIPGTDVHFLVPYAIEAPGPTFNTLGSVEGKEVVEIEGAPTDPTNGKLNMTTVAVSSGITLPQAIAEGLWSSNTMVPIEQIFPQDVSPEEQREVNSADFAASEASATAAAMHYLDRPLAVEVAQVVPDGPAADQLEQGDVILAIDNQQVSSPKQVKEAVADQKPGQKLALKVKRKDQEQTIDVTLGSHPNNDAAFLGIVMAQVPADGMKVTYNLKDIGGPSAGLIFSLAVVDKLDPADITGGAFVAGTGTINEEGKVGPIGGIRHKIEASKDAGAEVFLAPKGNCAEIDAKTSEGIEVAAVGSLEEAIDALSAHQRGEAMPTCG; from the coding sequence GTGAAACGTCGCGCACGAACTCTCATCCTCGGTGCTTTACCCATGGCGGCATTAAGCGCCCTGATCGTCATGCCGAATATCCCCGGCACCGATGTGCATTTTCTTGTGCCCTACGCCATCGAAGCGCCAGGGCCTACCTTTAATACGCTCGGCAGCGTAGAGGGCAAAGAGGTAGTAGAGATCGAAGGTGCGCCCACTGATCCCACCAATGGGAAATTGAATATGACCACGGTGGCAGTCAGCAGCGGCATTACCTTGCCTCAAGCCATCGCCGAAGGACTCTGGTCGAGCAACACCATGGTGCCGATCGAGCAGATCTTCCCTCAAGACGTCAGCCCCGAAGAACAGCGCGAAGTCAATAGCGCAGACTTTGCCGCCTCTGAGGCTTCTGCAACAGCAGCGGCAATGCACTACCTTGATCGCCCCCTTGCAGTAGAAGTAGCGCAGGTGGTTCCCGATGGGCCTGCCGCTGATCAGTTGGAACAAGGCGATGTGATCCTAGCGATTGATAATCAACAGGTTTCTAGCCCCAAGCAGGTCAAAGAAGCGGTTGCCGATCAAAAACCTGGCCAAAAATTAGCGCTGAAGGTCAAGCGCAAGGATCAAGAACAAACCATCGACGTCACCCTTGGCTCGCACCCAAACAATGATGCGGCATTTTTGGGCATCGTGATGGCCCAAGTGCCTGCCGATGGCATGAAGGTGACCTACAACCTCAAAGATATCGGTGGCCCCTCTGCAGGCCTGATCTTCTCTTTGGCGGTAGTAGACAAGCTCGACCCAGCAGATATCACCGGCGGTGCCTTCGTGGCAGGCACCGGCACGATTAACGAGGAAGGCAAAGTCGGCCCCATTGGCGGGATTCGCCATAAGATCGAAGCCTCCAAAGATGCCGGTGCCGAGGTGTTTTTAGCGCCAAAGGGCAACTGTGCAGAAATTGATGCAAAAACCAGCGAGGGTATTGAGGTTGCTGCCGTGGGCAGCCTTGAAGAGGCAATTGATGCACTCAGCGCCCACCAGCGCGGAGAGGCCATGCCTACCTGCGGCTAA
- a CDS encoding zinc-dependent metalloprotease codes for MKNNGFGFSFNIGDNDDDRNQNNPMGGLGDMLNQFGQMLSGMGSTMNSPEGQGAVNYALAERIARQQLGKVTPVSSSDERAVEESVGLAELWLDDATILPASGNKVQAWNATDWLEQSLPMWKRLVTPVAEQMNQAQLDSMPEEAREMVGPMLQVMNQMSSMNFGMQLGNALGDLATQTIAGSDFALPVAPAGTTALLPKNLSELTAALGQTPQDVMVYLSAREAARQRLFRHVPWLLEQIVTSVEEYAAGLTIDTSHIEETVRELNLDSGDPAAIQDAMAQLQGMDLSPKITSSNQVATARLETLLALIEGWVDHVTATALGQRMPAASALAEAWRRRRATGGSADKVLSQVVSIDIAAPKVSQAAELWRRVDVAVGTERRDHIWDHPDLLPEAKDLESSAEFIDGLLGDDFDPIAEINELEKLLEQEGNKDQNQDPQDSQDPEDKDDPQAP; via the coding sequence ATGAAGAATAACGGCTTTGGTTTCTCTTTCAACATCGGCGATAACGATGATGACCGTAACCAGAACAACCCCATGGGTGGACTGGGCGATATGCTCAACCAGTTTGGTCAGATGCTCTCGGGCATGGGATCAACCATGAATTCCCCCGAGGGGCAAGGAGCCGTGAACTACGCCCTTGCAGAAAGGATCGCACGCCAGCAGCTTGGCAAGGTCACGCCCGTCAGCAGCAGCGATGAGCGCGCGGTGGAGGAATCCGTTGGCCTGGCAGAGCTGTGGTTAGACGATGCCACCATCCTGCCCGCATCGGGCAATAAGGTCCAGGCCTGGAATGCCACCGATTGGCTTGAGCAGAGCTTGCCTATGTGGAAGCGCCTAGTTACCCCAGTGGCCGAGCAAATGAACCAAGCCCAGCTTGATTCCATGCCGGAAGAAGCCCGCGAGATGGTCGGCCCCATGCTGCAGGTGATGAACCAGATGTCTTCGATGAACTTTGGCATGCAGTTGGGCAATGCCTTAGGCGATCTTGCTACCCAGACCATCGCGGGATCTGATTTCGCCCTCCCGGTAGCACCAGCCGGCACCACCGCGCTGCTGCCGAAGAACCTAAGCGAACTTACTGCGGCACTTGGCCAAACGCCGCAGGATGTGATGGTGTACCTCAGTGCCCGCGAGGCTGCTAGGCAGCGCCTGTTCCGCCACGTTCCGTGGTTGCTTGAGCAGATTGTGACCAGCGTGGAGGAATACGCGGCGGGTCTAACGATTGATACTTCGCATATTGAAGAAACGGTTCGAGAACTCAACCTCGACTCCGGTGATCCCGCAGCCATTCAAGATGCCATGGCGCAGCTACAAGGCATGGATCTGAGCCCAAAGATTACGTCCAGCAATCAGGTAGCAACGGCACGGTTGGAAACCCTGCTGGCTTTGATTGAGGGATGGGTTGATCACGTCACTGCCACGGCTCTTGGCCAGCGGATGCCGGCAGCCAGCGCCCTTGCCGAGGCTTGGCGTAGGCGCCGCGCCACCGGAGGCTCGGCCGATAAAGTGCTCTCGCAGGTGGTCAGCATCGATATTGCTGCACCGAAGGTAAGCCAAGCTGCCGAGCTGTGGCGCCGAGTAGATGTGGCCGTGGGAACTGAGCGCCGCGATCACATTTGGGATCACCCAGATCTTTTGCCAGAAGCCAAGGACTTGGAATCTTCCGCCGAATTTATCGACGGCCTCTTAGGTGATGATTTTGATCCGATCGCAGAGATCAACGAGTTAGAAAAGTTGCTTGAGCAAGAAGGCAACAAGGATCAAAACCAAGATCCACAAGACTCACAGGATCCAGAGGATAAAGACGACCCACAAGCCCCCTAG
- a CDS encoding M48 family metallopeptidase — translation MEVEIIRSKRRKKTVAARVVDGRIQVRVPEGMKPEEEAAVIAQLRRKLESQQDQASLQHKAEALNHQYLQGRAQWSAIRWVSNQQHRWGSYSPQSGEIRISDRLYGVPEYVLDSVIVHELAHSIEPNHSKAFWELAGRVAHAERARGFLEGLQYRQG, via the coding sequence ATGGAAGTAGAAATTATTCGATCCAAGCGGCGCAAAAAGACGGTGGCGGCACGAGTAGTTGATGGGCGCATTCAGGTGCGGGTGCCTGAAGGGATGAAGCCGGAAGAAGAAGCCGCGGTGATTGCACAGTTGCGGCGCAAACTAGAAAGCCAGCAGGATCAAGCAAGCCTGCAGCACAAGGCAGAGGCATTAAACCACCAGTACCTCCAAGGCCGTGCGCAATGGAGTGCGATCCGGTGGGTGAGCAATCAACAGCATCGTTGGGGCTCATATTCGCCCCAAAGCGGAGAAATCCGCATTTCAGATCGGCTGTATGGTGTGCCGGAATATGTGTTGGACTCGGTGATCGTGCATGAATTGGCCCACAGCATTGAGCCCAACCACTCCAAGGCCTTTTGGGAGCTCGCCGGGCGCGTAGCGCATGCAGAACGCGCCCGGGGCTTTCTTGAAGGGTTGCAGTACCGCCAGGGCTAA
- a CDS encoding ATP-dependent DNA helicase UvrD2 has translation MIDLSQLDADQRKAAEAPRGPVAILAGAGTGKTRTITYRIAHLCDQGLTSPQRVLAVTFTNRAANEMRHRLHLMGIGGVQARTFHAAAMKQLGYFWPQVAGTMPWKLLDNKFPLVARAMRSVGLDSSTEQVRDVLSEVEWAKAALVTPERYVEAASSRSTPVAKEKIAEVYSRYEQSKVTDQGMLLDFNDIIIQAAGAIEHSPAIAEEFRAQYRTFVVDEYQDVTPLQQRLLDAWLGNRDDLTVVGDANQTIYSFTGATPDYLLDFSRKYENSVVVKLQRDYRSTKEVTDLANQVIGKAKGRVAGTRLELRGMRPSVNHEPEFDQYPDDPSEARAVASKVKQLLAQGIPASEIAVLYRINALSEQFEQAFSEAGIDYEVRGGTEFFKRREIREALAALAKAAQRPELAEEPLLPTVRNLLFPLGLEQQEPTGAQARERWQSLRALADLAEEFARADATLDLQGLLLKFQQRAEAKNPPSMNRVTLTSLHSAKGLEWDAVFLTGLYESMVPIRQAIKAGEDAIEEERRLLYVGVTRARERLYCSWSLARQEGGKANRQRSRFLDGIAPTSSAAAIPGRAQRRKTCRVCGSVLVTAQSMIVGRCEDCPGDNEELFQALRTWRREVAMEIQKPAYVVFSDATLRAIAEKAPTTEVELGSVSGVGEVKLERFGREILAIVEDFA, from the coding sequence GTGATTGATTTAAGCCAATTAGATGCCGATCAAAGAAAAGCCGCCGAGGCTCCCCGTGGCCCGGTGGCGATTCTGGCCGGCGCTGGAACAGGCAAGACACGCACGATTACCTACCGCATTGCCCACCTGTGCGATCAAGGGCTGACAAGCCCCCAGCGCGTGCTGGCTGTGACCTTTACCAACCGCGCCGCCAATGAGATGCGCCACCGCCTGCACCTCATGGGCATCGGAGGGGTACAAGCACGCACCTTCCACGCGGCAGCAATGAAGCAACTGGGCTATTTCTGGCCCCAGGTGGCTGGCACGATGCCATGGAAACTGCTCGATAATAAATTCCCGCTTGTGGCTCGAGCCATGCGCTCGGTGGGTCTTGATTCCTCCACCGAACAGGTCCGCGATGTGTTATCCGAGGTGGAGTGGGCAAAAGCTGCCTTAGTCACCCCAGAACGCTATGTGGAAGCAGCCTCAAGCCGAAGCACACCTGTAGCAAAAGAAAAGATCGCCGAGGTGTACTCCAGGTACGAGCAATCCAAGGTCACCGATCAAGGAATGCTGCTGGATTTCAATGACATCATCATCCAAGCTGCCGGCGCTATTGAACATTCGCCGGCCATTGCCGAGGAATTCCGCGCCCAATACCGCACCTTCGTCGTCGACGAATACCAGGACGTTACGCCCTTGCAGCAACGCCTGCTCGATGCCTGGTTAGGCAATCGCGACGATCTGACCGTGGTGGGCGATGCCAACCAAACCATCTACTCGTTTACCGGCGCCACCCCGGACTACCTGCTGGATTTTTCAAGAAAATACGAAAACTCAGTCGTGGTGAAACTCCAGCGCGATTATCGCTCCACCAAAGAAGTAACCGATCTTGCCAACCAAGTCATCGGCAAAGCCAAAGGCCGTGTGGCAGGAACTCGCCTGGAGCTGCGCGGCATGCGCCCGAGTGTGAATCACGAGCCGGAGTTTGATCAATACCCAGACGATCCCTCAGAGGCGCGTGCGGTGGCCTCAAAGGTCAAACAACTGCTAGCCCAAGGCATCCCGGCTTCTGAAATTGCCGTGCTCTACCGCATCAATGCGCTTTCGGAACAGTTCGAGCAGGCCTTTAGCGAAGCCGGCATCGACTACGAAGTGCGCGGCGGCACCGAATTTTTTAAACGCCGCGAAATTAGAGAAGCCCTTGCCGCACTTGCCAAAGCCGCGCAGCGCCCCGAACTAGCCGAAGAACCCCTGCTGCCTACCGTGCGCAATCTGTTATTCCCCCTTGGGCTGGAACAGCAGGAGCCAACCGGTGCCCAGGCACGCGAACGCTGGCAATCCCTTCGCGCATTGGCAGATCTTGCAGAAGAATTCGCCCGCGCCGATGCCACACTGGATCTGCAGGGCTTGTTGCTGAAATTCCAGCAGCGCGCCGAGGCGAAAAACCCACCGAGTATGAATCGAGTGACGCTGACTTCTCTGCACTCTGCCAAGGGTTTGGAGTGGGACGCGGTATTTTTAACCGGGTTATATGAATCCATGGTGCCGATCCGCCAAGCCATCAAGGCAGGCGAAGACGCAATTGAAGAAGAACGCAGGCTGCTGTATGTTGGCGTGACCCGTGCGCGCGAACGCCTTTATTGCTCTTGGAGCCTCGCTCGCCAGGAAGGCGGCAAAGCCAACAGGCAGCGCAGCCGCTTTCTTGATGGCATTGCCCCAACAAGCAGCGCTGCGGCGATACCTGGCCGGGCACAAAGAAGAAAAACCTGCCGGGTCTGTGGCAGCGTGTTGGTGACTGCTCAATCCATGATTGTGGGGCGCTGCGAAGATTGCCCCGGTGACAATGAGGAACTGTTCCAAGCACTTAGAACATGGCGCCGCGAAGTGGCCATGGAGATACAAAAGCCGGCCTATGTGGTGTTTAGCGACGCCACCTTGCGCGCTATCGCAGAAAAAGCCCCAACAACTGAGGTGGAACTCGGCAGCGTATCTGGCGTAGGCGAAGTCAAACTCGAACGCTTTGGCCGCGAGATCCTAGCGATTGTGGAGGACTTCGCCTAA
- a CDS encoding NAD(+) diphosphatase, whose protein sequence is MPQKQWIVGPNGELPVDADGQAVAIDSDQPDQTQPHIRRVSAQEVRALTGKAQRCFDAESLTVVAHLANEENLQFDPLSGLPLTPHPTRAGVKRTAEGTMVFPRIDPAVIGRVQLAGTDYILLGRNAQRSSYFSLIAGYVDLGETFEQAFAREVLEESGRRLSQVQYLRSQPWPFSSSIMVGMHAITKDEQQVTSTDGELLETRWLSPDELRRGVVPLPAEGSIAHALIQEWCS, encoded by the coding sequence ATGCCCCAAAAGCAGTGGATTGTAGGCCCCAACGGCGAGTTGCCGGTGGATGCCGATGGGCAAGCGGTAGCCATCGATAGTGATCAGCCCGATCAAACACAGCCCCACATACGCCGCGTCAGCGCGCAGGAGGTGCGTGCGCTGACCGGTAAAGCGCAGCGCTGCTTCGATGCTGAATCCCTAACAGTGGTTGCGCACCTAGCCAATGAAGAAAACCTCCAATTTGATCCGCTCAGTGGACTTCCCTTAACACCGCACCCCACCCGGGCAGGTGTGAAGCGCACCGCCGAAGGCACCATGGTGTTTCCGCGAATCGACCCGGCGGTGATTGGGCGAGTGCAACTAGCAGGCACCGATTACATTCTGCTTGGGCGCAATGCTCAGCGTTCGAGCTATTTCTCGCTCATCGCCGGCTATGTGGATTTAGGCGAGACCTTTGAGCAGGCCTTTGCTAGGGAAGTGCTTGAAGAATCCGGCCGAAGGCTATCCCAGGTGCAATATCTACGCAGCCAACCTTGGCCTTTTAGCTCTTCAATCATGGTGGGAATGCATGCAATCACCAAGGATGAACAACAGGTCACAAGCACCGATGGTGAGTTGCTTGAAACCCGTTGGCTTAGCCCCGATGAATTACGCCGTGGGGTGGTGCCCTTGCCCGCTGAAGGTTCTATTGCTCATGCCTTAATCCAGGAGTGGTGTTCGTGA
- a CDS encoding potassium channel family protein, with amino-acid sequence MTQRDQERFRPEVELNELPEHTLLNVIRMPGNAAMSPVRLIARRFGYALGLIIMVALVVYFDKDGYSEHLTFVDALYYSAVSLSTTGYGDITPVTQVARLINIIIVTPIRLAFVILLVGTTLSVLTEESRMAWKIQRWRKNMRNHTVVIGYGTKGRSAVAALLADGVSPNEIVVVDTDPTALEMANNAGLVSVNGTATKSEVLKLAGVPKAKAVVVAPSIDDTAVLVTLTVRELSPHAWIVASVRESENQHLLEQSGADSVVISSETAGRMLGLATVTPSVVEMMEDLLSPGEGFSVAERPVGEDEVGANPRHLADIVLGVVRSGELYRIDSPEAETVEPGDRLLYVRRVFSDDIQQ; translated from the coding sequence ATGACCCAGCGTGACCAGGAGCGCTTCCGCCCGGAAGTGGAGTTAAACGAGCTCCCCGAGCACACGTTGCTCAATGTGATCCGCATGCCGGGCAATGCGGCAATGAGTCCGGTGCGCCTTATCGCGCGGCGCTTTGGCTATGCGCTCGGGTTGATCATCATGGTGGCACTGGTGGTCTACTTTGATAAAGACGGCTACTCAGAGCACCTCACGTTTGTCGATGCCCTCTACTATTCGGCAGTCTCGCTGTCGACCACCGGCTACGGCGATATCACCCCGGTGACCCAAGTCGCCCGCCTGATCAACATCATCATCGTTACCCCGATCCGCTTGGCCTTCGTGATCCTCTTGGTGGGCACCACCTTGTCGGTGCTCACAGAAGAATCAAGAATGGCCTGGAAGATCCAGCGTTGGAGGAAGAATATGCGCAACCACACCGTAGTCATCGGCTACGGCACCAAGGGACGTTCCGCTGTGGCAGCTTTGCTTGCCGACGGCGTGTCTCCCAACGAGATTGTGGTCGTAGATACCGACCCGACGGCACTGGAAATGGCCAATAACGCCGGTTTGGTGAGCGTGAATGGCACGGCCACCAAATCCGAGGTGCTCAAACTTGCAGGCGTGCCCAAAGCCAAGGCCGTGGTGGTTGCTCCAAGCATCGACGATACGGCCGTGCTGGTCACCCTCACCGTGCGCGAACTCTCGCCACATGCGTGGATTGTGGCCAGTGTGCGCGAATCCGAAAACCAGCACCTGCTTGAGCAATCAGGTGCCGATTCCGTGGTGATCTCCTCTGAAACTGCCGGCCGAATGCTTGGCCTTGCCACCGTTACCCCTTCCGTGGTGGAGATGATGGAGGATCTGCTTTCCCCCGGTGAGGGCTTCTCTGTGGCCGAGCGTCCCGTTGGCGAAGATGAAGTTGGTGCCAACCCTCGCCACCTGGCAGATATCGTCCTAGGCGTGGTGCGATCAGGCGAGCTCTACCGCATTGATTCCCCCGAAGCCGAAACGGTAGAACCCGGCGACCGCCTGCTGTATGTGCGTCGCGTGTTTAGCGACGATATCCAGCAATAA
- a CDS encoding ATP-dependent helicase — protein sequence MINPVQLSQYLGQPYPPTTQQAAVIGAPLASSLVVAGAGAGKTETMAARVVWLVANGLVAPEQVLGLTFTNKAAQQLAQRISGRLTTLRQSAHFDELDALLGDEQSLRATLEVIAPTVATYDSFAGRLVREFGLLLPVEPSARIISRTELMLIAQRVLKEYRGPINSNLAFNTLVSRLVDLNAEMEANLVEPQAIREETHALFAEADAVPTGRESINKTATEYLQAQEVRLQLLPVVEQFRSYLREEKLMTFNQQMALAARLASEHPEVGAAMRERFSVVLLDEYQDTSYAQRVLLSALFAESHVTAVGDPMQSIYGWRGGSASNLERFPEDFPHEGKPAKKYELTTSFRNPSSVLTLANQVATSILGSAHNPKRLVQPLEPLPNQGPGSVALGAFPTREEEIATVADALAQRYYQRESDTPFTAAVLMRKQRDFAPMEQALRERGVPVEVVGLSGLLTIPEVADMLAIASMLVDPADNRASFHVLASAAVGLDAADIKALQRRANELGGSKEINTESIADPLEKLKAQIQQVLQSDQENLAGLADAVADIGDAQRIGLSPEGELRVRDLAAKLRFLRASATNVALPDVFANIERVFNIRTEVLQRPEHAGRVVGTTHLDRFAEVVEEYSRLKGATLPQFLQYVRMAIEHDKGLDPGDVEVHSERVQILTVHKSKGLEWQHVAVMHCDSDTYKARTETWLKQEHRIPSALLGDADEDDQSMFGSPVLSEVDTETKAAFARSLERHREAFKQKNAAEAIRLFYVAMTRAEDSLLLTCSEKPPFEAFEQLHDVVDADAILRWEFKPEDGKEQQLPRSAVFPQPLEPKGADEVMAALESLPELIQDGDLFQTWEQDVSAIIQEHKALEAPSVEVALPRELTATDLVSLRDNPERFARRKRRPVPFKPNEYAKRGTAFHEWIERQFGQAALLDEQELAFGEEYVEENLDQLKEHFLASEWLDRTPVAVEQPFEVAIGRHVLRGRMDAVFAQDDGFLVVDWKTGQLPTAQERKSVEMQLAVYRLAWAKLQGIEPEAVQAAFYYVSKHELLAPQHLPDAEELAQLLEAQNPKR from the coding sequence ATGATTAACCCAGTGCAACTTTCCCAATACCTCGGCCAACCATACCCACCCACCACGCAGCAGGCCGCCGTGATCGGCGCGCCTTTGGCATCATCACTGGTGGTTGCTGGAGCAGGTGCTGGCAAAACCGAAACTATGGCGGCGCGAGTGGTGTGGCTGGTAGCCAATGGGCTTGTGGCACCCGAGCAGGTATTAGGGCTGACCTTTACCAATAAAGCCGCGCAGCAACTCGCACAACGCATCAGTGGTCGTTTGACCACCCTTCGGCAATCGGCGCACTTTGATGAGCTCGACGCACTCTTAGGGGATGAACAATCCTTAAGAGCAACCCTCGAGGTGATCGCGCCGACGGTAGCAACCTATGACTCCTTTGCCGGGCGCTTGGTGCGCGAATTTGGTTTGCTACTACCGGTTGAGCCCTCGGCCCGCATTATCAGCCGCACCGAGTTAATGCTGATCGCCCAACGCGTGCTCAAAGAGTATCGCGGGCCGATCAATAGCAACCTGGCCTTTAATACCTTGGTGTCGCGTCTGGTTGACCTCAACGCCGAAATGGAAGCCAACCTCGTTGAACCACAGGCGATTCGGGAAGAAACACACGCCCTATTTGCCGAAGCAGACGCCGTTCCCACTGGCCGGGAATCTATCAACAAAACAGCCACGGAGTATCTGCAAGCCCAAGAAGTCCGGCTCCAGCTCCTACCGGTAGTAGAGCAATTCCGCAGCTATCTGCGCGAAGAAAAGCTCATGACCTTCAACCAACAAATGGCGCTGGCTGCCCGCTTGGCTTCTGAACACCCGGAGGTGGGTGCTGCGATGCGGGAGCGCTTCTCGGTGGTGCTGCTGGATGAATACCAAGACACCAGCTACGCCCAAAGAGTGCTGCTATCTGCCCTGTTTGCAGAAAGCCACGTGACTGCCGTGGGTGATCCCATGCAGTCGATCTATGGCTGGCGCGGTGGATCCGCATCGAACCTCGAACGCTTCCCAGAAGACTTCCCGCACGAGGGGAAACCTGCAAAGAAATACGAGCTCACCACCAGCTTTAGAAACCCCAGCAGCGTGCTCACCCTGGCTAACCAAGTGGCCACATCGATCCTTGGATCCGCACACAACCCCAAGCGCTTGGTGCAGCCGCTAGAACCGCTGCCCAATCAAGGCCCAGGTTCAGTGGCGCTCGGGGCGTTTCCCACCAGGGAAGAAGAGATCGCCACGGTGGCTGATGCGCTGGCACAACGCTATTACCAGCGCGAAAGCGATACACCTTTTACTGCTGCGGTATTAATGCGCAAGCAGCGAGATTTCGCACCCATGGAACAAGCGCTGCGTGAACGCGGCGTGCCGGTAGAAGTGGTGGGGCTTTCCGGCTTGCTCACCATCCCCGAGGTAGCCGATATGTTGGCCATCGCCTCGATGCTGGTGGATCCGGCCGATAATCGCGCCAGCTTCCATGTGCTAGCTTCTGCGGCCGTGGGCCTTGACGCCGCAGATATCAAGGCACTGCAACGCCGCGCCAATGAGCTTGGCGGCAGCAAGGAAATCAACACCGAATCCATTGCAGATCCCCTAGAAAAGCTCAAAGCCCAAATCCAGCAGGTGCTGCAATCCGACCAGGAGAACCTCGCGGGCCTTGCCGATGCGGTTGCCGATATTGGTGATGCCCAACGCATCGGCTTAAGCCCCGAAGGTGAATTGCGTGTGCGCGATCTTGCCGCAAAGTTGCGCTTCTTGCGCGCCAGCGCCACCAATGTGGCCCTGCCTGATGTTTTTGCCAATATCGAGCGGGTATTTAATATCCGCACCGAGGTGCTCCAGCGCCCAGAACACGCCGGCCGTGTTGTAGGCACCACCCACCTTGATCGCTTTGCCGAGGTAGTGGAGGAATACTCCAGGCTCAAAGGGGCGACGCTGCCACAGTTTTTGCAGTACGTGCGCATGGCCATCGAGCACGATAAAGGCCTTGATCCAGGAGACGTGGAAGTGCACTCCGAGCGTGTGCAGATTCTTACCGTGCATAAGTCCAAGGGCTTGGAGTGGCAGCACGTTGCAGTGATGCACTGCGATAGTGATACCTATAAAGCTCGTACCGAAACGTGGCTGAAGCAGGAACACCGGATTCCTTCGGCCTTGCTTGGCGATGCCGATGAAGACGATCAGAGCATGTTCGGCTCTCCGGTGCTCAGCGAGGTGGATACTGAAACCAAAGCGGCGTTTGCCCGAAGCCTCGAAAGGCATCGTGAGGCGTTTAAACAGAAAAACGCTGCCGAGGCGATTCGCCTCTTTTATGTGGCGATGACTCGCGCAGAAGACTCGCTGCTGCTGACCTGCTCAGAAAAGCCACCCTTTGAAGCATTTGAACAACTCCACGATGTGGTGGATGCCGACGCTATCTTGCGTTGGGAATTCAAGCCCGAAGATGGCAAAGAGCAACAACTACCCCGAAGTGCTGTGTTTCCTCAGCCCCTCGAACCGAAGGGTGCTGATGAAGTAATGGCTGCCTTGGAGTCATTACCGGAGTTGATCCAAGACGGCGACTTGTTCCAGACCTGGGAACAAGACGTGAGCGCCATTATCCAGGAACATAAGGCCCTGGAAGCGCCAAGCGTGGAAGTGGCATTGCCGCGCGAACTCACCGCCACCGATTTGGTGAGCTTAAGAGACAACCCCGAACGATTTGCCAGGCGTAAGCGCAGGCCAGTGCCCTTTAAGCCCAATGAATATGCCAAACGAGGCACGGCCTTTCATGAGTGGATCGAGCGCCAATTTGGCCAGGCTGCGCTGCTGGATGAGCAGGAACTCGCCTTTGGTGAAGAATATGTAGAAGAAAACCTCGATCAGCTCAAAGAACACTTCCTTGCCTCCGAGTGGCTTGATCGCACCCCGGTGGCCGTGGAACAGCCCTTCGAGGTGGCCATTGGCCGCCATGTGCTGCGCGGGCGCATGGATGCGGTATTTGCCCAAGATGATGGCTTTTTGGTGGTGGACTGGAAAACGGGGCAGCTTCCTACAGCTCAGGAGCGAAAATCGGTGGAAATGCAGTTGGCTGTCTACCGGCTTGCCTGGGCTAAGCTGCAAGGTATTGAGCCTGAGGCAGTCCAAGCGGCCTTTTATTATGTGAGCAAGCATGAGCTTCTGGCTCCCCAACACCTGCCCGATGCCGAAGAGCTAGCGCAGCTCTTGGAAGCACAGAATCCAAAACGGTAG